A region of the Vanrija pseudolonga chromosome 2, complete sequence genome:
cATCGGCGAGAGTGAGCGCCACTGCTCCACCTCCGCCATCGAacgcctcgtcgacttcgAGAGCGCCAACGTAGCTGCGCGGAATGTCCTCGGTCGATAAGGACGCGATGTGCGCCAGGCCCGGCATGCCGCCCcgcacgagcgcctcgagggccTGTACTCtcctctccttctcctcgagcgacgcgagcagGTTGGTGAGGTAACTTGGGTCAGCACAGCGACATCTCGCAGCTGACCCACTTTGGATGCGTCCGCTCCGTGATCTTGAGCTCGAAGGTGCACTTCGTTCCCCGCGCCACACAGTTCCCACACTGCGGTCTCACACGATCGCACTGGTGTCAGCTCTGCTCCGTCTCGTGCCGCTTACTTTGCGCTTACGCTGCTGGCACGACTGGCACGCCTGGGGCTTGGCAACGTTCGCCTGCCGCGCCAGGCGGACGGTGGAGCGTGCTGCCTCCGACACGGGCTGCAGCGGCCGCTTGAAGGGCGAGAGGGGcaggaggtcaaggtcgcGATATACGCTCTCTGGCACTGTCGGCATTGCTTGAGGGTGAGTACAATGCAACGCTGAGATGCTTGTGGACATGTCTCCGCAAGATGGAAACCTCGCCGCGGATAAGGGACGGAGCAGTGTCCGCCATGACCGGCGGAGACTGCTCCGCAGTGGCGCTCGTTCAGGTCACAGGTACATCGTTCGCTAACAACCCCCACGCGTTCCGGTCCACCCGGCACGCCCGCTGCCCACTGCGTCCATCGTAGCGTCGGCCACGCGTCCCATGTCGACGTACCAGTCGCTCGCGAGTGGTGCGTCTGTGGCCGAAGCGTATGGGGTGAGAACAGACTCAaagagcgccgcgaggccgccccTCAGCgtggccttggcgccgagtgCCGCGCCGTACGCTTGTGCCGCTTGCCCGAACTGCGggacgagggtgagggtgtATCCCAGTGCTCCAAGCGTCTGAGGCAGGCTtgccagctcgtcgtcggacacTTGTATCAGCACAGCCCAAAGCCCACACACTCACATGCCAcatgcgctcgccgcgcatGGCTCGTGTTGAACATGAGGTACTTGAGTGGGAATTTCTCCTTGACCGCCGAAGCGTACCGCCGCGCAAGGGTCAAGTCGAGCTGGAAGGTACATGCCCagaggacgtcgacgaggggggCGGCGTGGACGCTGCGGACGATAGCGgcgtccacgccgccgcggtaAGCGTACCATCCTTGCGTCGTCCGCGCGACCTCGGGATCCCACTCAAGCCGCGGCAGGCCAGCAGCGGCCAGAAGGTCGTCTGCGACGCGTTTCGCGTCGGAGACGCTCACCCCGATCGAGGCGACGGTGAAGCTCGAGCGGAGGTGcagggcggcagcggcgaacgcctcgtcgagggtaCACAAGCCCGCTTGGGCGACCCACGCCGCCccgtcctcggccgacgcGTGGGGATCCGCCTCAGACGGGGACACAAACGCCGCGTAGCTCGTCCCGAGGCgcaccgtcgcgccgaggatgaacGGCCTGTCGACGGGGTCGACGCTGCTGGTTATATgcgtcgcgtcgaccgcgtccgTGCGGCCGATGAGCACGGCCTCGGAGCGCATAATGTCCAGCtggagcttggcggcgctcAGGCGCTGCGAGTACTCTGCGAACgggacgagcacggcgccgcggccgtggGCGTGGTCGAACCGCTTGGAGCCGggcagcaggtcgtcgaggtggaaCCCtgccacgccggcgtcgacgagcccgcgcgTCGCCTTCATGACAGTGCTGAAGAGCCCGAAGCCCGAGTCAGCGTCAGCGATGAGAGGGATCGCGGGGCGAGGGGACCCGAGGGCGCTGCCCAGCGTCGCATGGAAGCTCTGCGCCGAGGTGAGCAGCGCCACGCGCTTAGATACCGTGTCATACGGGTAGTCGCtcaggtcggcgccggggtcAGCGC
Encoded here:
- the icl2 gene encoding Mitochondrial 2-methylisocitrate lyase yields the protein MTLAALTNGDAVGQTAAAFMASATQADIARPYTPEQVDRLSPALARPAPNTMPLALRATLEAHRVAFTTAQVLGTADAVSLDAVTKAGAQVGYVSGAALSFADCADPGADLSDYPYDTVSKRVALLTSAQSFHATLGSALGSPRPAIPLIADADSGFGLFSTVMKATRGLVDAGVAGFHLDDLLPGSKRFDHAHGRGAVLVPFAEYSQRLSAAKLQLDIMRSEAVLIGRTDAVDATHITSSVDPVDRPFILGATVRLGTSYAAFVSPSEADPHASAEDGAAWVAQAGLCTLDEAFAAAALHLRSSFTVASIGVSVSDAKRVADDLLAAAGLPRLEWDPEVARTTQGWYAYRGGVDAAIVRSVHAAPLVDVLWACTFQLDLTLARRYASAVKEKFPLKYLMFNTSHARRAHVACECVGFGLC